A stretch of Telopea speciosissima isolate NSW1024214 ecotype Mountain lineage chromosome 11, Tspe_v1, whole genome shotgun sequence DNA encodes these proteins:
- the LOC122646844 gene encoding pentatricopeptide repeat-containing protein ELI1, chloroplastic, translated as MSSTAHFLTTTTQTTTHNCSLPFTPTTAPKHLLRTERAVVLIDKSKTINQLLQIHAALVRNGLEHHPILNFKLLRSYSSLGHLDYSRTLFHRTHDPSVFFWTAIIHGHTFHGLHQQALLLYSQMLTHGVEPNAFTFSSILKACSIEPGRALHSQALKFRLDSDVYVRTALLCVYAKGGDVVSARRLFDTMPEKTLVSLTAMITCYTKHGDVDGARLLFDGLKVGDVVCWNVMIDGYTQHGRPNESIDLFRQLMSAKVRPDEVTILSVLSACGQLGALGLGRWLHSYIKNNGIPFSVSVGSALVDMYSKCGSLEDARLVFDRIISKDVVAWNTMIVGYSMHGLSQVALELFSRMCALAIHPTDITFIGILRACSHGGLVVEGRAFFHSMKDKYGIEPRIEHYGCMVDLLGRAGFLDEAYELVQNMEIEPDSIIWGTLLGACRLHGNNTLGENIAEFVFANGLANAGTYILLANIYAAAGNWNGVAKIRRMMKDSGLQKEPGCSSIEVHNKVHEFFAGDMKHPKSKEIYLMLKEMNGCLKAHGYTPQTDIVFQDIGESEKEKILGVHSEKLAIAFGLITTRPGTPIKIIKNLRVCTDCHTVTKLISKITGRKIIVRDRNRFHHFVDGSCSCGDYW; from the coding sequence ATGTCTTCGACTGCCCACTtcctcaccaccaccacacaAACTACTACGCACAATTGTTCCCTCCCATTTACGCCTACCACAGCCCCTAAACACCTACTCCGGACGGAACGAGCGGTAGTCCTGATCGACAAATCCAAAACCATTAACCAACTTCTACAGATCCACGCAGCACTTGTTCGCAATGGTCTGGAGCATCATCCAATTTTGAATTTCAAGCTCTTACGTTCTTACTCTTCTCTTGGTCACCTCGACTACTCTCGCACCCTCTTCCATCGAACCCATGACCCAAGTGTCTTCTTTTGGACTGCAATTATCCATGGCCACACCTTCCATGGCCTTCACCAACAGGCCCTCCTCCTGTATTCGCAGATGCTCACCCATGGTGTTGAGCCCAATGCCTTcaccttctcctccatcttaaAGGCCTGCTCTATAGAACCAGGAAGAGCCCTTCACTCCCAAGCCCTCAAATTCAGACTTGATTCTGATGTATATGTTAGGACGGCACTCTTATGTGTATATGCAAAGGGTGGAGATGTTGTTTCCGCACGCCGTCTGTTTGATACAATGCCTGAAAAGACCTTGGTCTCTTTGACGGCCATGATCACTTGTTATACAAAGCACGGGGATGTTGATGGGGCTCGATTATTATTTGATGGATTGAAGGTGGGGGACGTTGTCTGTTGGAATGTGATGATTGATGGGTATACTCAGCATGGGCGGCCAAATGAGTCTATTGACCTCTTTAGACAGTTGATGTCCGCAAAGGTGAGGCCTGATGAAGTTACAATTCTATCTGTTCTCTCTGCTTGTGGACAGCTTGGTGCTCTAGGGTTGGGTAGATGGCTGCATTCTTACATTAAGAATAATGGAATACCGTTCAGTGTTAGTGTTGGGTCAGCATTGGTTGATATGTATAGCAAATGTGGCAGTTTGGAGGATGCTCGTTTGGTGTTTGATAGAATCATCAGTAAGGATGTTGTGGCTTGGAATACAATGATTGTTGGCTATTCAATGCATGGGTTAAGCCAAGTTGCTTTGGAGCTGTTCTCTAGAATGTGTGCACTGGCGATTCATCCCACAGATATAACTTTCATTGGCATTTTGAGGGCATGTAGTCATGGTGGTTTGGTAGTTGAGGGACGGGCTTTCTTCCATTCAATGAAGGATAAGTATGGAATTGAACCTAGGATTGAGCACTATGGGTGCATGGTTGATCTTTTAGGACGTGCTGGGTTCTTGGATGAGGCATATGAGCTTGTACAAAACATGGAGATTGAGCCGGACTCTATTATTTGGGGAACACTGCTTGGTGCTTGTAGGCTACATGGAAACAACACTTTAGGAGAGAATATAGCTGAATTTGTATTTGCAAATGGTCTTGCAAATGCAGGAACTTATATTCTCCTAGCAAATATCTATGCTGCAGCAGGAAATTGGAATGGGGTGGCAAAGATCCGGAGAATGATGAAAGATAGTGGGCTTCAGAAGGAGCCAGGGTGCAGCTCAATTGAAGTACATAACAAGGTGCATGAATTCTTTGCCGGGGACATGAAACACCCGAAGAGCAAAGAGATTTATTTGATGTTGAAGGAGATGAATGGATGCCTAAAAGCCCATGGTTACACCCCACAGACAGATATTGTGTTTCAAGATATTGGAGAGTCAGAGAAGGAAAAGATCCTAGGTGTTCATAGTGAAAAGCTTGCCATTGCTTTTGGGCTTATCACCACTCGACCAGGAACCCCAATAAAGATTATAAAAAACCTTCGTGTTTGTACAGACTGTCACACTGTAACCAAGTTGATTTCAAAGATCACAGGGCGCAAGATCATTGTAAGGGATCGAAACCGTTTCCATCACTTTGTTGATGGTTCATGTTCTTGTGGGGATTATTGGTGA
- the LOC122646801 gene encoding glutamyl-tRNA reductase-binding protein, chloroplastic-like — MVPHAQCLTPRSCFPAPCFCRTISLSAAFPATQQIKRTHLSLTKKNPDVSFSFQPVRCSVSVLSEPTLKELLKKPSPAEISRTIMELSSVGSLCTPTQQGLPLCIGVRFAVDPEGMPILCLNAEDSQFTVGSGYCLNVLLEQCGARISQCSLQGSLTKPEDKLVLKKLQSTWKKRFEEEVDDDLMYVVAVERVLQMQNFMEAGEWVTLMEYKNAIPDPLRNFAEKIVNEFNTNFVEEILRFCNIYVDLEFQVMEAKLIWVDRLGFDVHLLSPEGDTFEVRVPFPREVTDEKSTKSSFNCMSQFAWEVEKNYSTPMFEKVKHLKQISCSRHK; from the exons ATGGTGCCTCACGCCCAATGTCTGACTCCTCGGTCTTGTTTCCCCGCTCCTTGCTTCTGCAGAACAATTTCTCTCTCAGCTGCTTTCCCTGCAAcccaacaaataaaaagaaccCACTTGAGTCTTACGAAGAAAAACCCAGATGTTagcttctcatttcagccagtGAGATGCTCAGTTTCTGTATTGTCAGAGCCAACCCTAAAGGAATTGCTGAAGAAACCCTCTCCAGCTGAAATTTCCAGGACAATTATGGAGTTATCATCCGTAGGTAGCCTTTGTACGCCTACCCAACAAGGTTTGCCACTGTGTATTGGTGTTCGCTTTGCTGTTGACCCTGAAGGGATGCCCATCCTGTGCTTGAATGCTGAAGATAGTCAATTCACTGTTGGCAGCGGCTATTGTCTCAATGTCCTG TTAGAGCAGTGTGGAGCTCGAATTTCGCAATGTTCGCTCCAGGGAAGCCTCACCAAACCCGAAGACAAATTGGTTTTGAAG AAACTCCAGTCAACATGGAAAAAGAGGTTTGAGGAGGAAGTGGATGATGATCTTATGTATGTGGTTGCTGTAGAACGGGTGCTGCAGATGCAAAATTTCATGGAG GCTGGGGAATGGGTGACCTTGATGGAGTACAAAAATGCAATCCCTGATCCACTTAGAAACTTTGCAGAAAAAATTGTGAATGAATTCAACACCAATTTTGTTGAAGAGATCCTTCGCTTTTGCAATATTTATGTGGATTTGGAATTCCAG GTGATGGAGGCAAAATTGATATGGGTTGACCGGCTAGGTTTTGATGTGCATTTGTTGTCACCTGAAGGAGACACTTTTGAGGTCCGGGTTCCTTTCCCTAGAGAAGTTACAGATGAGAAGAGCACAAAGTCATCATTTAATTGTATGTCCCAATTTGCATGGGAAGTAGAGAAAAACTACTCCACGCCAATGTTTGAGAAAGTGAAGCATTTGAAACAGATTAGCTGTAGTAGACACAAGTGA